The Labilibaculum sp. sequence CTGCTTTTTACTATTTATAGAATTGTATATTTTACAATTTCTTTTTTACCTCTATTTCTTCAAATGCTTCTACCATATCGCCAACTTTAATGTCGTTGTATTTGTCGATATTTAATCCACATTCGTAACCTTTCGCTACTTCTTTCACATCGTCTTTGAAACGTTTCAGAGAACCAAGTACTCCTGTATAAACAACAATACCATCGCGAATTAATCGGATTCTAGAGTTACGGTTGATTTTTCCATCACGAACAAGACAACCTGCAATATTACCCACTTTGGTAATATTAAATACCTCCACAACTTCAACCGTAGCGGTAATTTCTTCCTTAATTTCAGGAGAAAGCATACCTTCCATTGCTGATTTTAATTCATCAATTGCATCGTAGATAATCGAGTACAAACGGATATCGATTTCTTCCTTCTCAGCAAGTTTTCTTGCTCCAATAGAAGGTCTAACCTGGAATCCAACAATAATAGCATTAGAAGCTGTTGCAAGCAATACATCCGATTCGGAAATCTGGCCAACTGCTTTGTGAATTACATTCACTTGAATTTCTTCAGTCGAAAGCTTAATTAATGAATCAGAAAGAGCTTCAATAGATCCATCCACATCACCTTTTACAATAACATTAAGTTCCTGGAAGTTTCCAATTGCAATACGACGGCCAATCTCATCAAGTGTAATGTGTTTCTGAGTACGAAGACCTTGCTCACGTTGTAATTGTTCACGCTTGTTAGCAATGGAACGTGCCTCTTTTTCACTTTCCATCACGTTGAAATTGTCACCAGCCTGTGGGGCACCATTCAAACCAAGAATTAGAGCTGGTTCTGAAGGACCAACCTTTTCTATTCTATTACCACGCTCATTATACATCGCTTTTACGTGACCGGTATAACTACCTGCCAATAGAACATCTCCAACTTTTAGGGTACCTGCCTGTACCAATAATGTAGTAACATAACCTCTACCTTTATCTAGTGAGGATTCAATTACTGAACCGATAGCACGTTTATTTGGATTTGCCTTAAGTTCCAGCATTTCTGCTTCTAAAAGAACTTTTTCCAGCAACTCTTCAATGTTAATACCATTTTTTGCTGAGATTTCCTGACACTGGTATTTTCCACCCCAGTCCTCAACTAAATAGTTCATATTTGCTAATTCCCCTTTAATTCTTTCAGGGTCAGCACCTGGCTTATCAATCTTATTAATTGCAAATACAATAGGAACTCCCGCGGCACTTGCGTGATTGATCGCCTCAATTGTTTGTGGCATTACGTTGTCGTCAGCTGCGATTATAATAATTGCAATATCAGTTACCTGAGCACCACGTGCACGCATCGCGGTAAACGCCTCGTGACCTGGAGTATCAAGGAAAGAAACCCTTCTTCCATCGTCAAGTTTCACATTGTAAGCTCCAATGTGCTGAGTAATTCCTCCGGCTTCACCTGCAATAACATTCGCGTGACGAACGTAGTCGAGTAAGGAGGTTTTACCGTGATCAACGTGTCCCATTACAGTAACAATTGGAGCACGGGATAATAAATCTGCTTCTTCGTCAACTTCTTCTTCAATTGATTCCTGAAGTTCAACACTTACAAATTCAGCTTTAAAGTTAAATTCGTCAGCAACAATAGCAATGGTTTCTGCATCTAATCGTTGATTGATAGATACAAATAAACCTAATCCCATACAAGTTGCAATAATATTGGTAACAGGAACAGCCATCATTGTTGCCAATTCATTAACTGTAACAAATTCGGTAAGCTTTAAAATATTTTTTTCAGCTTCAATTTGTTCTGCTATTTTTTCTCTTTTTGCACTTTCGATGTCACGTTTATCTCTACGGTGTCTCGATCCTTTCGATTTACCTCCTTTAGAAGTTAATCGGGCAAGAGTATCCTTAATCTGCTTTTGTACATCTTCTTCGCTAACTTCTTTTTTAACGACTTTTTTCTTCTTCAGCTTATTAAACTTAGCGGCACCTGCACCTGTTCCTTTAAGTCTTACTTCAGTAGTGCCTGGTTTTCCTGGTTTTCCTTGTCCGGGACTCGCTAAATTTACTTTCTCAGTATCCTTTTTAATTCTTTTACGCTTCTTACGCTGATTGGCAGATACTTTATCTTTATTACCCGCACCCGGCTTTTTCTCAACTGGAAGTTCAATTTTTCCAACTACAGTTGGACCAGCTAGTCTTTGGGTAGAAGATTTAAAAATTTCTTCTTTTCCTGATCCGGAATTTTCTTGTGCCTGAGGTTTTGAAGCAGGAACTTTTTGTTTTTCCCTTCTTTCAACTTCTTTTTCAGCCTTGGTTTTTTTGGTTGGCCGAGTTTTTTGATTTAATGCAGATAAATCAATCATGCCAACCACTTTAAGCTCATCTTTTTTCTCCTCTTTAGGAGCTCGGGCTTTTTCCTCTTTTTTCGGGGTTTCCATTTTAACAGTTTGGACATCTGAAACTGGATTTTTAGCAGGTTCAGATGTTTGTTCAGTAAGTTCTACTTTTGGAGGTGTAACTATTTTATCTACAGGTTTCTCTGCAGTAACCTCCGCCTTAGGTGCTTCCTTTTTGGGAGCCTCAGACTGAACTGGCTTAATAGTTTTTTCTACCTTATCTGGATCCGTTTTTGAAACGACTTCCTGTTTTGTTTCCTGCGGTCTTTTTGCTTTAGGTTTTAATGCATCTAAATCAATTTTACCAACAATTTTAACTGGTTCTTTTTTCGCAATTACTTCTTCTGTTTTTTTAACAGATTTTTCTTTACTGCGGTTTTCAGGCTCCGATTCTTCAGAAATTTTTTCGATTGAAACTGTTTCCTTTCTTTCGCGGGTACTTTTCAGATTTACCTTTTCAGATTCCTTTTTTAGATTCAAGTCAGAGCTATACTCTTTGGCAAGGATATTATAAGCCTCTTCTGAAACTTTGGTATTTGGATTGGAATCAATCGGAATGCCTTTTTTGTTCAGAAATTCAACAATTGTTGAAGTACCAACGTTTAGTTCTCTTGCTAATTTACTAAGTCTTATATTTTTATCGACTTTCACCATATTTAAAAGTTAACTGTTAAAATGTCCCGTTTCAAAAATTTACATCATGATTCTGAAGAATTTAATTATCGAACTCGGATTTAAAAATATTCAAAATCTCATTAATGGTCTCTATTTCAAGATCTGTTCTCTTTTCTAACTCCTCTGGAGATAAATCAAGAACGCTTCTTGCTGTATCACAACCAATTTTCTTTAACTCATCAATTATCCAGGCATCAATTTCATCCGTAAATTCTGATAAGTTTACATCTTCTTCAACTTCCTCCTCAGATTTCTCACGATACACATCAATCTCATATCCTGATAGCTGACTTGCCAGTTTTATATTTAAACCACCTTTACCAATAGCCAGGGAAACCTCTTCAGGATCCAGATAAACTTCAGCACGTTTGGTTTCTTCGTTAAGTTTCACTGAGGAAACTTTCGCAGGGTTAAGAGCTCTTGTGATAAAAAGCTGGGTGTTAGTTGTGTAATTGATTACATCAATATTTTCGTTACGTAATTCACGAACAATACCATGTATTCTCGACCCTTTCATACCCACACATGCTCCAACAGGATCAATTCTTTCATCGTAAGATTCAACTGCAACCTTAGCTCTTTCACCAGGAATACGAACAATATTTTTAATAGTGATTAGACCATCAAATATTTCCGGTACTTCCAGTTCAAACAATCTCTCAAGGAAAACAGGAGAAGTTCTTGAAACTATAATAAGAGGACTGTTATTTTTCACCTCAACACGAACAACAACGGCTCTAACTGTTTCTCCTTTGCGGAAATAATCAGAAGGGATCTGTTCTGTTTTAGGAAGAATCAATTCATTTTCTTCATCATCCAGAATAAGAATTTCTTTTTTCCATATCTGATAAACTTCACCGGTAACAATTTCGCCAACCCGATCTTTGTACAGGTTAAAGATATTGTCTTTCTCCAATTCTAAAATTCTTGCAGAAAGATTCTGACGTAAAGTTAGAATTGAACGTCGGCCAAAATCCATAAATTTTACTTCGTCCGTAACTTCTTCACCAACTTCGTAATCTTCATCTATCTTTTTCGCTTCAGAAAGCGAGATCTGTAAATTTTCATCCTCTACTTGTCCGTCTTCTACAATTTCTCTATTTCTCCAAATCTCTAAGTCACCTTTGTCTGGATTAATAATGATATCAAAGTTTTCGTCGGTGCCATAATTTTTCAATAGAAGATTTCTGAAAACATCTTCCAATACGCTCATCATTGTCGCGCGGTCGATGCTTTTCAACTCCTTAAATTCCGAAAAAGTCTCAATAAGATTCATGTATTCAGCTATTTACCTGTTAAAAAGTAATAATATCTTTTGTTGATTTAATTTGATCTAAAGTGAAAGAGTAATTTTTTACAACAAGTTGCTTCTTCTTTTTTCCTTCAACTTTTTCCATTTCTTCAACTTCAATTTCTATTTCATTATCACCAACGGTGATTAGTTTCCCTATAAATTTAATCCCCTCAGTTGTCAATACCTCAACATCTTTATTTATGTATTTGCGGTATTGTTTAAAAACCTGAAAGGGTTGACCGATTCCAGCTGAAGCAACTTGTAATTCAAAGTCTTCAACTTCACGATCAAAATGCCCTTCGATAGCTTTGCTTAGTTCAATACATGTAATGATCGGGACTCCGTCATAGCTATCAATTACAACCGAAATGGCATTTCCAGATGAAACGCTT is a genomic window containing:
- the infB gene encoding translation initiation factor IF-2 translates to MVKVDKNIRLSKLARELNVGTSTIVEFLNKKGIPIDSNPNTKVSEEAYNILAKEYSSDLNLKKESEKVNLKSTRERKETVSIEKISEESEPENRSKEKSVKKTEEVIAKKEPVKIVGKIDLDALKPKAKRPQETKQEVVSKTDPDKVEKTIKPVQSEAPKKEAPKAEVTAEKPVDKIVTPPKVELTEQTSEPAKNPVSDVQTVKMETPKKEEKARAPKEEKKDELKVVGMIDLSALNQKTRPTKKTKAEKEVERREKQKVPASKPQAQENSGSGKEEIFKSSTQRLAGPTVVGKIELPVEKKPGAGNKDKVSANQRKKRKRIKKDTEKVNLASPGQGKPGKPGTTEVRLKGTGAGAAKFNKLKKKKVVKKEVSEEDVQKQIKDTLARLTSKGGKSKGSRHRRDKRDIESAKREKIAEQIEAEKNILKLTEFVTVNELATMMAVPVTNIIATCMGLGLFVSINQRLDAETIAIVADEFNFKAEFVSVELQESIEEEVDEEADLLSRAPIVTVMGHVDHGKTSLLDYVRHANVIAGEAGGITQHIGAYNVKLDDGRRVSFLDTPGHEAFTAMRARGAQVTDIAIIIIAADDNVMPQTIEAINHASAAGVPIVFAINKIDKPGADPERIKGELANMNYLVEDWGGKYQCQEISAKNGINIEELLEKVLLEAEMLELKANPNKRAIGSVIESSLDKGRGYVTTLLVQAGTLKVGDVLLAGSYTGHVKAMYNERGNRIEKVGPSEPALILGLNGAPQAGDNFNVMESEKEARSIANKREQLQREQGLRTQKHITLDEIGRRIAIGNFQELNVIVKGDVDGSIEALSDSLIKLSTEEIQVNVIHKAVGQISESDVLLATASNAIIVGFQVRPSIGARKLAEKEEIDIRLYSIIYDAIDELKSAMEGMLSPEIKEEITATVEVVEVFNITKVGNIAGCLVRDGKINRNSRIRLIRDGIVVYTGVLGSLKRFKDDVKEVAKGYECGLNIDKYNDIKVGDMVEAFEEIEVKKKL
- the nusA gene encoding transcription termination factor NusA; the encoded protein is MNLIETFSEFKELKSIDRATMMSVLEDVFRNLLLKNYGTDENFDIIINPDKGDLEIWRNREIVEDGQVEDENLQISLSEAKKIDEDYEVGEEVTDEVKFMDFGRRSILTLRQNLSARILELEKDNIFNLYKDRVGEIVTGEVYQIWKKEILILDDEENELILPKTEQIPSDYFRKGETVRAVVVRVEVKNNSPLIIVSRTSPVFLERLFELEVPEIFDGLITIKNIVRIPGERAKVAVESYDERIDPVGACVGMKGSRIHGIVRELRNENIDVINYTTNTQLFITRALNPAKVSSVKLNEETKRAEVYLDPEEVSLAIGKGGLNIKLASQLSGYEIDVYREKSEEEVEEDVNLSEFTDEIDAWIIDELKKIGCDTARSVLDLSPEELEKRTDLEIETINEILNIFKSEFDN
- the rimP gene encoding ribosome assembly cofactor RimP, which codes for MIDKKTITEIVENEIADSDLFLVDVSVSSGNAISVVIDSYDGVPIITCIELSKAIEGHFDREVEDFELQVASAGIGQPFQVFKQYRKYINKDVEVLTTEGIKFIGKLITVGDNEIEIEVEEMEKVEGKKKKQLVVKNYSFTLDQIKSTKDIITF